The Sphingobium sp. BYY-5 genome contains a region encoding:
- the bioB gene encoding biotin synthase BioB: MNTVTARTDWTREEIAALFDLPFNDLMFEAQSIHRANHPRNEVQLSTLLSIKTGGCPEDCGYCSQSTEAEGGLKATKLMDVQAVLQAAAQAKDHGSGRFCMGAAWRNPKERDMPKLVAMVQGVRAMGMETCMTLGMLDEKQAKTLADAGLDYYNHNIDTSPENYANVITTRSFEDRIETLENVRSAGINVCCGGIVGMGETRSDRIGFLHALATMPHPESVPINALVPVAGTVLGDMLKDTPLAKIDEVEFVRTVAVARIVMPQSMVRLSAGRESMSEACQALCFMAGANSIFTGDKLLTAANAGDDKDSALLGKLGLTPMMAQPHGHLEAAE; this comes from the coding sequence TTGAATACCGTTACCGCCCGCACCGATTGGACCCGCGAAGAGATCGCCGCGCTGTTCGATCTGCCCTTCAACGACCTGATGTTCGAAGCGCAGTCGATCCATCGGGCGAACCATCCGCGCAATGAAGTGCAACTGTCCACTTTGCTGTCCATCAAGACGGGCGGCTGTCCGGAAGATTGCGGCTATTGCAGCCAGTCGACCGAAGCCGAAGGCGGCCTCAAGGCCACCAAGTTGATGGACGTGCAAGCCGTGCTTCAGGCCGCTGCACAGGCGAAGGACCATGGCTCCGGCCGTTTCTGCATGGGCGCGGCATGGCGCAACCCCAAGGAACGCGATATGCCAAAGCTGGTCGCGATGGTGCAGGGCGTGCGCGCGATGGGCATGGAAACCTGCATGACGCTGGGCATGTTGGACGAAAAGCAGGCGAAAACGCTCGCCGACGCGGGTCTCGATTATTATAATCATAATATCGACACCTCGCCGGAGAACTACGCCAACGTCATCACCACCCGCAGCTTCGAAGACCGGATCGAGACGCTGGAAAATGTGCGGTCGGCGGGGATCAATGTCTGCTGCGGCGGCATCGTCGGCATGGGTGAGACGCGGAGCGACCGTATCGGCTTCCTCCACGCACTCGCCACCATGCCGCACCCCGAAAGCGTGCCGATCAACGCGCTGGTGCCGGTGGCGGGCACGGTTCTGGGCGATATGCTCAAGGACACGCCGCTCGCCAAGATCGACGAGGTGGAGTTCGTCCGCACCGTCGCGGTGGCCCGTATCGTCATGCCCCAGTCGATGGTGCGCCTGAGCGCGGGTCGCGAGAGCATGAGCGAAGCCTGCCAGGCGCTCTGCTTCATGGCGGGCGCGAACAGCATCTTCACCGGCGACAAGCTGCTGACCGCAGCCAATGCCGGGGATGACAAGGACAGTGCGCTGCTCGGCAAGCTGGGCCTGACACCGATGATGGCGCAACCGCACGGGCATCTGGAAGCGGCGGAGTGA